The Pseudomonas sp. SCB32 DNA window GTGCTCGGCACTGGTGGTGTCCGCCGAGGCTGGCGACGTGGCGGCAAAGGACGCATCGAAGGTCATCAGCAGGCTCAGCAGCAAGGCGGACGCAGGTCGCAGCAATGACATGGGAGTCTCCATCGATCAGCCACGCAGCGAGGGCGCGGCGTTCCGTGACGCGGTTAGAGATGCGGTCGGTAGCCCTGCGCCAGCAGCCACCCCTGGAATGCCCGACGCCGTTCCGGCGGCAGGTCCGCCAGGACCTGGGCCTCCGGTTCCGCGCGAAGGCGCCGCAGCCAGGGCGCCAGTTCGAGTCCATCGATATGCCAGAAGCCCAACGGCTGATCGGCGCTGACCACCACCTCGGCCTCGTCGACGAAGGCTCCGCGCAACACCGGCGCACGCTCGATGCGCAGGCTGGCGAAATCCGCCGGCACGTGGCTCGGCTGCTCGTCCGGCCAGGTGCGGCGGGCCTGCCAGAACGGCTGGTCGACCCACTGCTCTTCACTGGCATAGAAGTCACGCCCGACCCGGGCGAAGCGCAGGAACAGCTGCTCGACCCGCTGCTGGTGGAAACGCTTGGCCAGCTCCGCGCGCTCCGGCGCACGCAGCAAGGTATTGATGACCACCGGCGCCTGCAGCGCCGACGACAGCGACTGGAAGATGCCGTTGCCCGATAACGGGTCCACCGCCATCGCCGCATCGCCCACGCGAATCCAGTTGTCCCCGCAGGCTTCCAGGCAGAGGATCGCCGTGCTGCTGCGGGCGTGCAGGTCCAGCTCGCGCTCCTCGGCGCCGGCGAAGAATTCCCGCACCCGCGTTGAAGCCGCACGGCGCTCGCGACAGTAGTCGAGCAGCTGATCGCGCGCCGGCAATTGGCTGCTGGCGACATCGAGGGTCAATTGCCAGTAGCAGCGCCCGTCGCTCAGCCGGGCCATCCAGGCCCAACCGTCCGGCAGGCTCTCTACCGCGCTGGCCAAGGGAGCGGGATCGCCCTGCCAGCGGTTGAGCAGGCTCAGGGTTTCCGGGCCGCGCCGGGCCTTCTGTCCTTTCTGGTTCAGCGGTGCCTGGCGGCCACGGGCTTCGACGAGGAAAGCGCCCTGCACTTGCCGATCGCCATCGAGCTTCACACGCCAGCCGGTGCCATCCGGCTCGACAGCCAGCACCTGGGCCTCGACCAGCTCGACGCCAGCGGCATTCAGGTCCTCGCGCAGCCCGGCATCGAAGCGCGGGCGGTCGAGGATGCATTCGATGTTCTGCGCGCTTTGGGCCCCGTTCCAGTGCACGCGCCTTTGCGAGGGCGGCGCGGCGCAGTCCAGGGCGTGGCTCAGCCCAGCACTTCGCAGTCCCTCCAGCACACGCTGGGAGACGCCTTCGACGGCGGCGAAGCGACGCCATTCACTGATGACCGTGACGGCATGGCCCAGGCGGCGCAGGCCGAGGGCGACGGCGGCTCCCGCGGGGCCGGCGCCGAGGACCAGGATCGGGCCCGCGCTCACACGTCCACCTTTCGCTCGATGCCGTGATAAGGCGCACGCTCACGCATCAGCTCGATCAGCTCCAGGTTCGACAGCTCCGGGCTCTCGGCCAGCATCGAAGCCAGATGCCCGCTGAACGCCGCACACCCCAGGCTGGCACCCGAGCGCCCGGCCAACCGCACCGCCGCCCCGAAGTCAGCCTGAGAACTGTCCAGCCAGGACCATTCCCGCTCGCGACAACGCGCGTCGCCCGTCACCCGGATCACTCCCGGATAGCTTGCCGGAAACACCGGCTCGCCCTGGGCCGGACTCGACGCACAGATCAGCACGCCAGCCTCCACCAGATGCGCCACGGCATCGCGCAGGACCGGCCGATCCTGCCGCACGCCAAGGCTCAGGTTGACCATGCGCACGCCCTGGCCACCCAACCAGTGCAGCGCGGCAGCGATCTGCAACGGGCTGGTCACGCCGCGTTCATCGAATACCTGGGCAACACACAGCCGTGCATCCGGCGCGTGGGACAGGATCGCCTCGCACACGGCGCTGCCGTGCCCCAGGGCATCGGCCTGCGGCTCACCTTCGCCATGGCAGTCACGGTTGAGATAGAAGCGCCGCCCGGCATTCACGCTTGCGCTTTGGGTCGTCGCGAAGCCGCTGTCGACCACGCCGATACGTAGTTCAGGCTTCATGTCGCTGCACCGGCTGAGCCTCGCGCACCCGCAGTTGCCCGTCCTGCAATTCCAGATGCAGGTCGGCGGCGGCCAGGGTCGACGTACGGTGACTGATCAGCAGCCGCGTACGCCCGGCGAACAGCCGGTCGATGGCCGCGATCACTTCGCGCTCGGTGCTTTCGTCCACCTGCGAGGTGGCTTCGTCGAGCACCAGGATCAAGGGGTCCTGCAACAGCGCGCGGGCAATGGCGATGCGTTGCTTCTGCCCACCGGAAAGCTGCTGGCCACGCTCGCCCAGCGGGCTGTCGAAACCCTCGGGGAGACTGGCGACCAGGCTGTCGAGTTGCGCCGCGCGGGCGGCTTTCTCGATAGCGTCGCGGGTCGACTCGGGCGCGCTGTAGGCCAGGTTGTCGGCGAGGCTGCCACGGAACAGCACGATGTCCTGGCTGACCACCGCCACGCGCCGGCGCAGGGCATGCAGGTCGAGCTCGCGCAGGTCCACGCCGTCCAGCAGGATGCGGCCCTGGTCGGGATCGTAGAAGCGTTGCAGCAGGTCGATCAGGGTGCTCTTGCCGACACCCGACGGACCGCTCAGGGCGACCTTGAGGCCAGCGGGAATCACCGCCTGCACGTTCTGCAGGACCGGCTGTGCGCGGCCGGGCCAGGCGTAGTGCAGGCTCTCCAGGCACAACTCGCCAACCACCGGCATCAGCCGTGGCGCGGCGGGGGAAACGATGGTGGCCTCCTCGCCCCGCAGTTCCATCACCCGGCCAAGGCTGACGGTCATGCGCTGCAGCGCGACATAGAGGCCGAGCAGACTCTGCACCGGCCCGATGGCCATGCCGAGGTAGGTGGAAAAGGCGATCAGCGAACCCAGCTGCCAGGTCCCCTGCACCACCCAGTAGCCGCCGACCAGGAAGGCACAGGCGCGGGACAGCGACATCAGGGTGCCGGGCACCGCCTGGGTGAAGAATTCGGTGAGCTGCAGGCGCAGCAGCTGGCCGAGGTAACCCTGCCCCAGCCCTTCCAGGCGCCCGGCTTCGCGGGATTGCTGGCCGGCGGACTGGATGAATTTCATTGCCGGCAGGGTCTCGACGAAGAACGACGAGAGGTCCGCCGAGCGCTCGCGCAGGCCGCGCGCCTCGCGCTCCACCTTGCGCCGCATCCAGCGCAGCCAGAGCACGTCCAGCGGGATCAGCAGCGCCACCAACAGCGAGAGCTTCCACGACAAGGTGAGCAGCATCACCAGCGCGCCGACCAGGCCGATCACGCTGGAGACGGCGGAGAACAGTGAGTCCACGGCGAAGCGCTGGATCTCGGCGACGTCACCGTCCAGCCGGGACATCAGGTCGCCGATGCGGCGGCGGCCGAAGAAGCTTGGCGACAGGGTTTGCAGGTGGCGGTACAGGGCATCGCGCAGGGCGAACAGGATACGCCCGGACAACCGTGTATGAAGGAAGCGGTTGAGGCCGGACAGCGCCGTGCCGACCAGCCCGACGACGATCATCGCCCCGGCCACCATCACCAGCACCGGGAAGTTTTTCGCCAGCAGGCCGTCGTCGATCAGCATCTTGGTCAGCCAGGGCTGCGCCAGCACCAGCAAGGAAGCGCAGAACGACAGCCCGAGCAGCCCGGCAATCGCCAGCTTGTGCGGGCGCACGAAGCCATACAGCCAGCGCAGCGACGACTTGAGCGCCTGCGGGTCGTCGCTCTCGATCAGGCGCGTGAAGAACATCATCCCACCTTGAGTTGCTTGAGCTTGCGATACAGCGTGGCGCGGCTGATGCCCAGCGCGTCGGCGGCGGCGGAGACGTTGCCCTGGTGGCGCTCCAGCGACTGGCGGATCAGCTCCAGTTCGTTCTCGCGGATGCTGCCGCTCTGCGGACGCTCCCCGGCGCTGAGTTCGTCCAGGGTGCTGTCGGGCAGATGGTCGACGCCGAGGCAGTCCTCGCCCTCCTCGCGCATGGCCAGCGCGGTGCGCAGGACCATCTCCAGCTGGCGGATGTTGCCCGGCCAGTGGTACTCGCGCAGCAGGCCGAGCAGTTCGGCGGAAAGCTTCACCTTCGGCGCGCCCATGCGCGCCAGCAGAGCGACGGCCAGCTCGGCGAGATCGTCGCGCTCGCGCAGGGCCGGCAGCTTCACGCTGATGCCGTTGACACGGTAGTAGAGGTCTTCGCGGAACTGCTTCTCTTCCACCAGGCGCTTGAGGTCGCGGTGGGTGGCGCAGATCAGCGCAACGTCGATGTCCTGTTCCTCACCGGCGCCCAGCGGCGCCACCTTGCGCTCCTGCAGCACGCGCAAGAGGCGCGCTTGCAGGGCCAGCGGCATGTCGCCGATTTCGTCGAGGAACAGCGTGCCGCCGTGGGCCTGTTGCAGCCGGCCGACCATGCCGCCGCGCCGCGAGCCGGTGAAGGCGCCGTCGCGGTAACCGAAGAGTTCGGACTCGATCAGACCTTCGGGAATTGCCGCGCAGTTCACCGCGACGAAGGGTTTGTCGCTACGCGCGCTGGCCTGGTGCAAGGCGCGGGCGACCACTTCCTTGCCGCTGCCGGTTTCGCCCAGCAGCAGCACCGGGAGTTCGTTGACCAGCCCCTGGCGAGCCATGCGCAGGGCGCGGGCGTAGCGCGGGTGGCTGCCAGCCAGGGCTTCGAGATCGGGGCCGGCCGCCTGGCGCGGCGTGCGGTTGCTGACCGGCACCCCGTGGCTGCGCAGCGGCGCCTGGAGGGTCTTGTAGAACAGCTCGCCCTTGGGCGTCTGCAGGCTGCCCACGCCGCCCTGGTAGAGCCGGCCGAGCAGCTGGTCGCCGCGCAGGCCGAGGAAGTCTTCGCTGCGCCGGCCGACCAGGCTTTCACGGGTGGCGCCGAGCAATTGGCAGGCCTGGCCGCTGACGGCCAGCACCTTGCCGTCCAGGCTCAGCGCGAGCAGCCCCTGCCAGGCGGAGTCCAGGTACTGGCGGCGATAATGGAAGGCGATCACCACCTGCCCCGGATGGCTGACGGCGAACAACCGCGCCTCAATCTGGAACACCGCGAGGCTGAGCAGCGAGAGGCTTTCCCGCGGGCCGGAGAGCGGTCCTTCGCGGGTCATGTCGAGCACGCCGAGGAAGTTGCCTTGCGGTCCCTCGATGGGCACCGAGGTGCAGGAGAAGCGGCTCAGGCGGTCGAGGAAGTGTTCACCGCAGTCGATCTGCGTGGCGCGCTTTTCCACCAGCGCGGTGCCCAGGGCGTTGGTGCCACGGGCGGCTTCGCTCCAGCAGGCGCCCTGGACGATATCGACCAGGCCCTTGCTCTGCATGTGATCGCGGGCGCCTTCCACCGAAAGAATCGTGGCGTCGGCATTGGCCAGGATGATCACGCCGTCGTGGCCCTGGCGC harbors:
- a CDS encoding S8 family serine peptidase, whose translation is MKPELRIGVVDSGFATTQSASVNAGRRFYLNRDCHGEGEPQADALGHGSAVCEAILSHAPDARLCVAQVFDERGVTSPLQIAAALHWLGGQGVRMVNLSLGVRQDRPVLRDAVAHLVEAGVLICASSPAQGEPVFPASYPGVIRVTGDARCREREWSWLDSSQADFGAAVRLAGRSGASLGCAAFSGHLASMLAESPELSNLELIELMRERAPYHGIERKVDV
- a CDS encoding sigma-54-dependent Fis family transcriptional regulator; this translates as MTTRTISSDLLREAHLARERLQQEGEVPSGVLREEIDASWRRSLDHGLDCASGTEQGLDTRIKPDVLLAGNRLLLDAATPELDYLHQRQGHDGVIILANADATILSVEGARDHMQSKGLVDIVQGACWSEAARGTNALGTALVEKRATQIDCGEHFLDRLSRFSCTSVPIEGPQGNFLGVLDMTREGPLSGPRESLSLLSLAVFQIEARLFAVSHPGQVVIAFHYRRQYLDSAWQGLLALSLDGKVLAVSGQACQLLGATRESLVGRRSEDFLGLRGDQLLGRLYQGGVGSLQTPKGELFYKTLQAPLRSHGVPVSNRTPRQAAGPDLEALAGSHPRYARALRMARQGLVNELPVLLLGETGSGKEVVARALHQASARSDKPFVAVNCAAIPEGLIESELFGYRDGAFTGSRRGGMVGRLQQAHGGTLFLDEIGDMPLALQARLLRVLQERKVAPLGAGEEQDIDVALICATHRDLKRLVEEKQFREDLYYRVNGISVKLPALRERDDLAELAVALLARMGAPKVKLSAELLGLLREYHWPGNIRQLEMVLRTALAMREEGEDCLGVDHLPDSTLDELSAGERPQSGSIRENELELIRQSLERHQGNVSAAADALGISRATLYRKLKQLKVG
- a CDS encoding ABC transporter ATP-binding protein, with translation MFFTRLIESDDPQALKSSLRWLYGFVRPHKLAIAGLLGLSFCASLLVLAQPWLTKMLIDDGLLAKNFPVLVMVAGAMIVVGLVGTALSGLNRFLHTRLSGRILFALRDALYRHLQTLSPSFFGRRRIGDLMSRLDGDVAEIQRFAVDSLFSAVSSVIGLVGALVMLLTLSWKLSLLVALLIPLDVLWLRWMRRKVEREARGLRERSADLSSFFVETLPAMKFIQSAGQQSREAGRLEGLGQGYLGQLLRLQLTEFFTQAVPGTLMSLSRACAFLVGGYWVVQGTWQLGSLIAFSTYLGMAIGPVQSLLGLYVALQRMTVSLGRVMELRGEEATIVSPAAPRLMPVVGELCLESLHYAWPGRAQPVLQNVQAVIPAGLKVALSGPSGVGKSTLIDLLQRFYDPDQGRILLDGVDLRELDLHALRRRVAVVSQDIVLFRGSLADNLAYSAPESTRDAIEKAARAAQLDSLVASLPEGFDSPLGERGQQLSGGQKQRIAIARALLQDPLILVLDEATSQVDESTEREVIAAIDRLFAGRTRLLISHRTSTLAAADLHLELQDGQLRVREAQPVQRHEA
- a CDS encoding NAD(P)/FAD-dependent oxidoreductase produces the protein MSAGPILVLGAGPAGAAVALGLRRLGHAVTVISEWRRFAAVEGVSQRVLEGLRSAGLSHALDCAAPPSQRRVHWNGAQSAQNIECILDRPRFDAGLREDLNAAGVELVEAQVLAVEPDGTGWRVKLDGDRQVQGAFLVEARGRQAPLNQKGQKARRGPETLSLLNRWQGDPAPLASAVESLPDGWAWMARLSDGRCYWQLTLDVASSQLPARDQLLDYCRERRAASTRVREFFAGAEERELDLHARSSTAILCLEACGDNWIRVGDAAMAVDPLSGNGIFQSLSSALQAPVVINTLLRAPERAELAKRFHQQRVEQLFLRFARVGRDFYASEEQWVDQPFWQARRTWPDEQPSHVPADFASLRIERAPVLRGAFVDEAEVVVSADQPLGFWHIDGLELAPWLRRLRAEPEAQVLADLPPERRRAFQGWLLAQGYRPHL